Proteins from a single region of Rubeoparvulum massiliense:
- a CDS encoding Mrp/NBP35 family ATP-binding protein: MLNREEVLEAIKDVQDPEIRKSLVELGMIRDVQIEGTNVSLEVVLTVPGCPLKAKMQDDIEAALKPLGVTHVDIRFGAMNEEERARLSAQLQAERQGGGQAPQAGANTAEGPLSPLLAPGSKTKFIAVASGKGGVGKSTVTVNLATALARAGKKVGIIDADIYGFSVPDMMGISQRPVVIDQTILPVERHGVQVMSMGFFIADNSPVVWRGPLLGKMIRSFFSDVHWDDLDYMLLDLPPGTGDVALDVHQIIPHSSEIIVTTPHATAAYVAVRAGVMARKTKHDILGVVENMSYLECGHCGEKQYVFGRGGGATLARELGVDLLASIPLGLPDFNVVDPEDSPSIYKADSPTGKLYLELAEKVIHKLEK; the protein is encoded by the coding sequence GTGCTGAATAGAGAAGAAGTACTTGAGGCGATTAAGGATGTTCAGGATCCTGAGATTCGTAAGAGCCTCGTCGAATTAGGAATGATTCGAGATGTTCAAATAGAAGGCACCAATGTGAGCCTAGAAGTGGTATTAACTGTTCCAGGTTGCCCACTAAAAGCGAAGATGCAGGACGATATTGAGGCAGCGTTGAAGCCCCTTGGTGTTACCCATGTTGACATTCGCTTTGGTGCAATGAATGAGGAGGAGCGAGCACGTTTATCTGCCCAGCTTCAAGCAGAGCGGCAGGGTGGTGGGCAGGCTCCTCAGGCTGGTGCCAATACAGCAGAGGGACCCCTATCTCCACTACTAGCTCCAGGCTCTAAGACCAAATTTATTGCCGTGGCTAGTGGTAAGGGTGGGGTTGGTAAATCAACGGTGACTGTCAATTTAGCTACTGCCTTAGCGCGTGCAGGCAAAAAAGTAGGGATCATCGATGCTGATATCTATGGCTTTAGTGTGCCTGATATGATGGGCATCTCTCAACGCCCTGTCGTCATCGATCAAACCATTCTTCCAGTAGAACGTCACGGCGTACAAGTCATGTCCATGGGCTTTTTCATTGCAGACAATTCACCTGTTGTGTGGCGTGGTCCATTGCTAGGTAAGATGATTCGTTCCTTCTTCTCCGATGTTCATTGGGATGATCTGGACTACATGCTACTCGACTTACCTCCTGGTACAGGTGACGTGGCCTTGGATGTACACCAAATTATTCCTCACTCCAGTGAGATCATTGTTACAACACCTCATGCCACAGCAGCTTATGTAGCAGTACGTGCAGGCGTGATGGCACGGAAAACAAAGCATGATATTCTCGGTGTAGTAGAAAACATGTCCTATCTAGAATGCGGTCATTGCGGTGAGAAGCAGTATGTATTTGGCCGTGGCGGTGGCGCAACCCTTGCTCGTGAGCTTGGTGTTGATCTACTTGCATCCATTCCTCTTGGTCTTCCTGATTTCAATGTGGTGGATCCTGAAGATTCTCCATCCATTTATAAAGCTGATTCTCCAACAGGAAAGTTATACCTAGAGTTGGCTGAAAAAGTGATTCATAAGCTTGAAAAGTAA
- the cwlD gene encoding N-acetylmuramoyl-L-alanine amidase CwlD: MRKRKLFLFGLAILLFIALPWGIERMVNANQGPLSGYIIVLDAGHGGVDGGAVSKDGLVEKEINLAITRYLQDYLQQSGSLVYLTREGDYDLADEAEKSLNKRKRQDLSRRAQIVEDVDADLLVTIHLNAMKSGKWRGAQTFYYDGQDDSKKLAEHIQRQLIAHLQNTTRTVNKSGEIYLLRTSERPAVLVEAGFISNPEEAQLLKESGYQKKIAFAIYEGIIAYLIEPPEGELEDATPTSEHQGS, translated from the coding sequence ATGAGGAAAAGAAAACTGTTCTTGTTTGGATTAGCCATTCTCCTCTTCATTGCACTGCCCTGGGGAATCGAGCGGATGGTGAATGCCAACCAGGGTCCTTTATCAGGCTATATCATTGTCCTTGATGCTGGCCATGGTGGAGTCGATGGAGGGGCTGTTAGTAAAGATGGTCTGGTAGAGAAGGAGATCAATTTGGCCATTACACGCTATCTTCAAGATTATCTTCAACAGAGTGGCTCTCTTGTCTATTTAACAAGAGAAGGTGATTACGACTTAGCAGACGAAGCGGAGAAGAGTCTGAACAAGCGGAAGCGTCAGGATCTTTCAAGAAGAGCGCAGATCGTGGAAGATGTCGATGCCGATCTACTAGTTACCATTCATCTCAATGCCATGAAGTCAGGAAAGTGGCGAGGTGCCCAGACTTTTTATTATGATGGTCAGGATGATAGCAAAAAATTGGCAGAGCATATTCAGAGGCAGCTGATTGCTCATTTGCAGAACACAACACGTACCGTGAATAAGAGTGGGGAGATCTATCTTTTACGTACCAGTGAGCGACCTGCTGTCCTTGTGGAAGCGGGCTTTATCTCCAATCCAGAAGAGGCACAGCTATTAAAGGAATCAGGCTATCAAAAGAAGATCGCCTTTGCCATTTATGAAGGAATTATCGCTTATTTAATAGAGCCTCCTGAGGGTGAGCTTGAGGATGCGACTCCAACCAGTGAGCATCAAGGGTCGTAA
- a CDS encoding transposase, translating to MIEAIPDEQLFVHYTGGGHRAYHPKMMLKVILYGYSQKVYSCRGIEKLLQENIPAMWLAAMQQPDFRTLNDFRGQRMKAFMDELFETMIRKLIADNYITMEHYFLDGTKIEANPNKYSFVWKKSTLRFEEKLKERIQATLPTPLPHTHPTKVYSQHTDYLRTIDYKFHHALQRFVSHFLFRFPRFVDAFAYEAPPY from the coding sequence ATGATTGAAGCCATCCCAGACGAGCAGTTGTTTGTTCATTATACAGGTGGAGGTCATCGCGCCTACCACCCCAAAATGATGCTGAAGGTGATCCTTTACGGCTACTCACAAAAAGTCTATTCCTGTCGTGGCATCGAAAAGCTGCTGCAAGAAAATATCCCAGCCATGTGGCTAGCCGCCATGCAACAACCCGATTTTCGTACGCTGAATGACTTCCGTGGTCAACGGATGAAGGCGTTCATGGATGAACTATTTGAAACGATGATCCGAAAGCTCATCGCGGACAACTACATCACAATGGAGCATTATTTTCTGGATGGCACCAAGATCGAAGCCAATCCCAACAAGTATTCCTTTGTGTGGAAAAAATCGACGCTGCGATTTGAAGAGAAATTGAAAGAAAGGATTCAGGCAACCCTTCCTACTCCTCTTCCCCATACACATCCAACAAAAGTATACTCACAACATACCGATTATCTTCGAACCATTGATTATAAATTCCACCATGCTCTTCAACGATTCGTTTCACATTTTTTATTCCGATTCCCTCGGTTTGTCGATGCTTTCGCGTATGAAGCTCCTCCCTATTAA